Proteins encoded in a region of the Onychostoma macrolepis isolate SWU-2019 chromosome 20, ASM1243209v1, whole genome shotgun sequence genome:
- the six6b gene encoding homeobox protein SIX6b isoform X2: MFQLPILNFSPQQVAGVCETLEESGDIERLGRFLWSLPVAPAACEVLNRNESVLRARAIVAFHTGNFRELYHILENHKFTKESHSKLQALWLESHYQEAEKLRGRPLGPVDKYRVRKKFPLPKTIWDGEQKTHCFKERTRHLLREWYLQDPYPNPSKKRELAQATGLTPTQVGNWFKNRRQRDRAAAAKNSRCSSHQSQEPQINRASVRCHTRCG; encoded by the exons ATGTTTCAGTTGCCAATCTTGAATTTCAGTCCCCAGCAGGTAGCGGGGGTATGCGAGACTTTGGAAGAGAGCGGAGACATCGAGCGTCTCGGCCGATTCCTGTGGTCGCTGCCCGTCGCACCCGCTGCCTGCGAGGTGCTCAACAGAAATGAGTCTGTGCTAAGGGCTCGGGCTATCGTAGCCTTCCACACTGGGAATTTCCGTGAGCTTTACCACATTCTGGAGAACCACAAGTTCACCAAAGAGTCCCATTCCAAACTGCAAGCACTTTGGCTGGAGTCACACTACCAGGAGGCAGAGAAGCTCCGAGGCCGCCCGCTGGGGCCAGTGGACAAATACCGGGTACGGAAGAAGTTCCCTCTGCCTAAAACAATTTGGGATGGAGAACAAAAGACTCACTGCTTTAAAGAAAGGACCCGGCATTTACTTCGAGAATGGTACCTCCAGGATCCTTATCCGAACCCAAGTAAAAAGAGAGAGCTTGCACAAGCTACGGGACTCACTCCCACTCAAGTGGGGAATTGGTTTAAAAATCGAAGACAAAGGGACAGAGCCGCAGCCGCTAAAAACAG caggtgttcatcacatCAGTCACAGGAGCCGCAGATAAACAGAGCATCAGTCAGGTGTCATACGAGATGTGGGTAG
- the six6b gene encoding homeobox protein SIX6b isoform X1: MFQLPILNFSPQQVAGVCETLEESGDIERLGRFLWSLPVAPAACEVLNRNESVLRARAIVAFHTGNFRELYHILENHKFTKESHSKLQALWLESHYQEAEKLRGRPLGPVDKYRVRKKFPLPKTIWDGEQKTHCFKERTRHLLREWYLQDPYPNPSKKRELAQATGLTPTQVGNWFKNRRQRDRAAAAKNRLQQQVLSNGSVRSLTGEDGAVDRLGNASSPEASLSSKAAASAISITSSDSECDI, translated from the exons ATGTTTCAGTTGCCAATCTTGAATTTCAGTCCCCAGCAGGTAGCGGGGGTATGCGAGACTTTGGAAGAGAGCGGAGACATCGAGCGTCTCGGCCGATTCCTGTGGTCGCTGCCCGTCGCACCCGCTGCCTGCGAGGTGCTCAACAGAAATGAGTCTGTGCTAAGGGCTCGGGCTATCGTAGCCTTCCACACTGGGAATTTCCGTGAGCTTTACCACATTCTGGAGAACCACAAGTTCACCAAAGAGTCCCATTCCAAACTGCAAGCACTTTGGCTGGAGTCACACTACCAGGAGGCAGAGAAGCTCCGAGGCCGCCCGCTGGGGCCAGTGGACAAATACCGGGTACGGAAGAAGTTCCCTCTGCCTAAAACAATTTGGGATGGAGAACAAAAGACTCACTGCTTTAAAGAAAGGACCCGGCATTTACTTCGAGAATGGTACCTCCAGGATCCTTATCCGAACCCAAGTAAAAAGAGAGAGCTTGCACAAGCTACGGGACTCACTCCCACTCAAGTGGGGAATTGGTTTAAAAATCGAAGACAAAGGGACAGAGCCGCAGCCGCTAAAAACAG gtTACAACAGCAGGTGTTGTCTAATGGCTCGGTTCGGTCCCTAACTGGAGAGGATGGTGCTGTAGACCGACTGGGGAACGCGTCGAGCCCTGAAGCGAGCTTGTCGAGCAAAGCCGCTGCGTCGGCTATCTCCATCACTTCAAGTGACAGCGAATGTGACATCTAA